The window GGCCGCTCCCACCTCTGCAATGACACGGCCAAAACCGGCCATAATCGCAGCTAATAAAGCAATCCGCATTTCCTTTAGTAAAATAAACAATGTTTGTGTTTTCGTTGCTCCAAGCGCTTTAATCTGCAGGAGCATTTTTTCATTTATTTGCTGAAAAGAGGAGCTTGTTAACCCAGTAACAATTGGTAGGGAAACAAGGATTTGTGCCAAGATGATAGCGGTCGGAGAATATAACAGGGAGTAATCTCCAAAAGGGCCTGATCGCCAAAGCAGCATCGTAATCGTTAGACCGGCAATAACGGGTGGCAGTCCCATGCCAATATTAATAAAGGCAAGAATGATCTTCCTTCCTTTGAAACGGGCTAATCCTAAAAGGATGCCAATGGGAATACCGATTAATGTGCTGATAAGAATGGCGGTAAAGGATACACGGAGGGTGAGAAAGGTAACCTCAAAAACACCTTCGTCGCCAGATGTAATCAATTCAAATGCTTTTAATAAACCTTCTATAATGAGATCCATATGACCAACCAACTCCTGCTCAAATAAAACGGTGGCGGTAAGTATCAATACTCACCGCCAGCCTATTTTCTCTCTATTATTTAGCATCCGGGAAGAATAAAGCTTGACCATACTCTTCTTTACCGAATTCACCGATTGTCTTCTGTGTATCACTATTAATCATAAACTCAACAAACTTTTCTGCGCCTTCACTGTTGACTTTATCATGCTTCTCAGGATTAACCTGCATCACATGGTAAATATTTTTTAAATCTTCATCACCTTCGACAACGATTTCAAGGCTTGTTAAATTCTTTTCTTGCGCTAACCAAGTTGCTCTATCCGTTAATGTATAGCCATTCTTTTCATTGGCAATTTGTAATGTAGCTCCCATACCTTGTCCAGCTTCCATATAGGCTTCATTATCAGAAGGTGTCTTGCCCATCTTATCCCAAATGCCAAGCTCTTTTTTGTGAGTACCTGAATCATCACCACGTGACACAAATACGGCACCCTCTGACATGATTTTATCAAAAGCTTCATTAATAGGTAAACCCTTTACTCCCGCTGGGTCATCCTTAGGACCAACAATAATAAAATCATTATGCATCACAAGTTGGCGGTTTACAGCATCGCCGCTTTCAACAATCTCTTCTTCAGAAGCAGGAGCATGAACAAGCAGTACATCTGCTTCTCCTTTTGTTCCCATTTCTAACGCTTGGCCTGTACCAACCGCAATAGTTTTTACATTAATTGCCGGGTTTTGTTCCTCAAACAACGGGATTAGCTCGTCTAATAAGCCGCTGTCCTGTGTACTTGTGGTGGTGGCTAAAATAAGATCCTTTGTTTCAGCTGGTTCTTCCGTTTTTGCCTGTTCCTCTGTTTGGTTAGTCTCATTGTCAGTTGATTCAGCGGCGTCCTCATTATTATTTCCGCAAGCTCCTAAAACCAGCAATAACAAGGCAAAGAGGCTTGCTGCTAAAAATTTATTTAGTTTTTTCATCGTTCATTTCCTCCTTTGTTTAATGATGCTCGTAGATGATGGTTCCAAACTCTGATACATCATAGCCAGCAGTATTCTGCAGACTATCTTTAAAAGATGTGCGAGTAAGCAATTCGATTAATTGCTTTAGTGCGGTTTGGTTTTGCTCCGTCCACCGGAATACAAGATCAAATTGCTCCTTCATAATGGGGATAAAATCTAATGGCAAATTATCTGTTGCAGATTGAATTCCCAATGCGACATCTGCTCTTCCACCGCTAATCAGTGATGCTGTTGATAGGTGGGTCCATTCCTCATTCTCATAGCCTTTAATGTCTTGAGGATTGATTCTTTCTTCAGCTAAATAATAGTCCAGCAGATAACGGGTTCCTGACCCCTTTTGCCGATTAACAAAGACAAGGTCTTTTCTCGTTAAATCATGAAAGCTCTTTATGTTTTTCGGATTTCCTTGTGCTACAATAAAACCCTGCTCTCGAGCTGCAAACCGCATGACCGTAAGTGGTTCATGGACAAAAAGCTGCTTTATAAAAGGAATATTATATTCCTTTGAAGAGGGGTCTAATAAATGAATCGCTGCTACATCACAATGATTTCGATATAGCATCATCAGCCCTTCAAGACTGCCGACATATGTAGGTTGAAGCGATAAACCTTGTCCTTGGCGTGCCGTATACTTGACCAAATGTTCGACGAGAAAATCATGGCTGCCGGCAAGTCGAATGGAATGAGAAGTGGATGATTTAGCGGCGGGTGCTGTTTCCATCTGCTGTTTATATCGATTCACTTCATTTTGCTCAATCCGCATTTTATTGCCGACTTTAAAGGCACGAAGTTCCCCGCGTTTAATCAATTCATAGACTGTATGCTTTGATATTTTAAACAATTGGGCTACTTCATCAGGTGTGTATATTTCGTTCATAGGTCTCTCCTTTCGTTCATTTTTTAACTTCATTCAGCCAATGCTTTTTGTACCGAGGGCTTGCGACATGTACAGAAGTTCAAACCCCGGCTGAATGAAGTTAAGCCTCCGGCGGATGTCACGGATTTTTTAAAGGTAGTTTATCGAGCGAGCTCGATAAAAATCCGGACGCAAATTCGACGGTCGAATTTGATTCGTCCAACATTGAGTCAAAAGTTGCATGCAAAAAAAGTTTAACATACAGTTTTATTGTAGAACAATTAGTTTTGTTAAGTTTCGTTAAGTTTTGTTAGGGTACTAGTGGTTTGTTCACATTATGTTCATTAAGTCACATAGGTAAAAAGTTATAGTTAAAAAAATCCAATGGAAATGATTTTGTTGAGATTTGTCGAAAATAAAAATATAATGAGGAATTGTAAGCGAAAATGGATGGGCTGTTTTTTAAATAGCCTTATAGAAGGTGAAAGAACATGACAAACAAACAATCAACATCAAGATTAGATTTCGGTCTTGTACTTATATTATTACTGTTATGTTTGGCCAGCTGTATTTCGATATACAGTGCACAAAAAACGGGACAGTACAGTGAAAATTTTCTTTTAAAACAAATCGTATGGTATATCGTTGGCACAGGAATTATTGCTGCCGTCATTACACTAGACTCAGACCAGCTGAAGAAGCTGTCCTGGTACGCCTACGGCTTTGGGATTTTTCTTTTAGCCTTTTTAATTGTAGCTCCGTCAAGTATTGCCCCAGTGATAAATGGAGCAAAAAGCTGGTATAAGGTACCGGGGATGGGCTCCCTGCAGCCGTCGGAATTTTTTAAAGTGTTTTTGATTCTGGCCTTAGCCCGTGTGATTGTGGAGCACCACCAAAAGTTTCTCTTAAAAACAATTCAAACGGATTTATGGCTTTTAGTGAAGCTTGGACTCGTTACCCTGCTGCCGCTGCTCCTTGTCATGCAACAGCCTGATTTAGGAACATCATTGGTCTTGATGGCTATTTTTCTCGGAATGCTGGTTATTTCAGGGGTTTCCTGGAAAATCCTCACCGCCATTTTCGGTAGTGGAGCTGTCCTTATATCCGTAATATTTTACTTTGTCCTTTGGCAGCCTGAGATTTTGGAAAAGTACTTAGGGGTGAAAGAGTACCAATTTGGCAGAATTTATTCATGGATTGATCCTTATAACTATCAAAGCTCAACAGGCTTTCAGCTGACTCGCTCCTTGCTTGCCATCGGGTCTGGAGAAACATCTGGCAAGGGCTTTGGGACAAGAGAGGTCTATTTGCCGGAAAGTCATACTGATTTTATCTTCAGTGTTGTCGGGGAAGAGTTCGGTTTTATTGGGGCCAGTATTTTAGTCAGTCTTTTCTTCCTGCTCATCTACCACATTACAAAGGTGGGCATGGAAACAAAAAACCACTTCTATTCCTATATTTGTGTCGGTGTGATTAGTATGATTACGTTTCACGTCTTTCAAAATATTGGCATGACGATTGGAATACTGCCCATTACAGGTATTCCGCTATCATTCATCAGCTACGGCGGCAGCTCCCTAATGGGGAATATGCTCGCCCTTGGATTGATTTTCTCGATCCGCTACCATTATAAAAAATATATGTTTTCAACAAGTGATTAACAAAAGCCGCTTTGACAAGGTCAAAGCGGCTTTTTCCTTCTTTATTGAAGCTGCCCGTCGCTATATGGAAATTGAGTGGTGGTGTAATTATAGAATTGCTGGTGTTTTTGCTGAAGCTTTTGTGCTTCCTCCTGCTCAAGCTTATACCAGCCCTTTTTAAACATCAGATTATATAGCTGTCTCTGTTCATTTTGCGTTTCGGTAAATACGGACAAAATATCCTGATAAAGTGCCTCGTGGCTTGCCTCATTTAAGGCAATATTGTAGGCAGATGTCATATATTTTTCCGTTGCTAATACATCATTTAAATAATCTCGGTCATTCATTTGTGGCGTTTTCTGCAATTGGGTTGTCTTTGGATTACTAATCGTTTGACTTTGCCCGCCTTGGTTCTGGTTTTGATTCATGTTTCACACCTCCAAAAAATGATTACATCATCCCATTATTCATCTGTTGATTATTCATTTGCTGTGTATTCATCTGTTGGTTTTGCGTGTTCAGATGAGAAAGGATTTTTTCATAATGACGCTGGTGCATCTGACCGCAGCGTTCGAGCTCTGCGACAATTTCAGGGTCATGGCATTGCTGGGCAAAGGAATGGGCCTTTTTCATTGCCAATAGATTCCAAGATAGCATATCGGTTAAGTATAATGTATCCTTTGTTGAAACAATTGCCGGTGGTTCCTGATAAAAGACACCTTGATTTTGCGTATTCATATTTGATTGCTGCTGCATGCTTTCAATCCTCCTTTAGATACCAATACAACTACCTTTTATA of the Bacillus tuaregi genome contains:
- a CDS encoding ABC transporter permease: MDLIIEGLLKAFELITSGDEGVFEVTFLTLRVSFTAILISTLIGIPIGILLGLARFKGRKIILAFINIGMGLPPVIAGLTITMLLWRSGPFGDYSLLYSPTAIILAQILVSLPIVTGLTSSSFQQINEKMLLQIKALGATKTQTLFILLKEMRIALLAAIMAGFGRVIAEVGAAMMVGGNILGETRILTTSIMMEVSKGNFDVAIALSFILMTLAFIITFSLTTLQQRRRTE
- a CDS encoding substrate-binding domain-containing protein, with protein sequence MKKLNKFLAASLFALLLLVLGACGNNNEDAAESTDNETNQTEEQAKTEEPAETKDLILATTTSTQDSGLLDELIPLFEEQNPAINVKTIAVGTGQALEMGTKGEADVLLVHAPASEEEIVESGDAVNRQLVMHNDFIIVGPKDDPAGVKGLPINEAFDKIMSEGAVFVSRGDDSGTHKKELGIWDKMGKTPSDNEAYMEAGQGMGATLQIANEKNGYTLTDRATWLAQEKNLTSLEIVVEGDEDLKNIYHVMQVNPEKHDKVNSEGAEKFVEFMINSDTQKTIGEFGKEEYGQALFFPDAK
- a CDS encoding substrate-binding domain-containing protein, producing the protein MNEIYTPDEVAQLFKISKHTVYELIKRGELRAFKVGNKMRIEQNEVNRYKQQMETAPAAKSSTSHSIRLAGSHDFLVEHLVKYTARQGQGLSLQPTYVGSLEGLMMLYRNHCDVAAIHLLDPSSKEYNIPFIKQLFVHEPLTVMRFAAREQGFIVAQGNPKNIKSFHDLTRKDLVFVNRQKGSGTRYLLDYYLAEERINPQDIKGYENEEWTHLSTASLISGGRADVALGIQSATDNLPLDFIPIMKEQFDLVFRWTEQNQTALKQLIELLTRTSFKDSLQNTAGYDVSEFGTIIYEHH
- a CDS encoding FtsW/RodA/SpoVE family cell cycle protein, with translation MTNKQSTSRLDFGLVLILLLLCLASCISIYSAQKTGQYSENFLLKQIVWYIVGTGIIAAVITLDSDQLKKLSWYAYGFGIFLLAFLIVAPSSIAPVINGAKSWYKVPGMGSLQPSEFFKVFLILALARVIVEHHQKFLLKTIQTDLWLLVKLGLVTLLPLLLVMQQPDLGTSLVLMAIFLGMLVISGVSWKILTAIFGSGAVLISVIFYFVLWQPEILEKYLGVKEYQFGRIYSWIDPYNYQSSTGFQLTRSLLAIGSGETSGKGFGTREVYLPESHTDFIFSVVGEEFGFIGASILVSLFFLLIYHITKVGMETKNHFYSYICVGVISMITFHVFQNIGMTIGILPITGIPLSFISYGGSSLMGNMLALGLIFSIRYHYKKYMFSTSD
- a CDS encoding spore coat protein; the protein is MNQNQNQGGQSQTISNPKTTQLQKTPQMNDRDYLNDVLATEKYMTSAYNIALNEASHEALYQDILSVFTETQNEQRQLYNLMFKKGWYKLEQEEAQKLQQKHQQFYNYTTTQFPYSDGQLQ